The following coding sequences lie in one Takifugu flavidus isolate HTHZ2018 chromosome 4, ASM371156v2, whole genome shotgun sequence genomic window:
- the slc12a5a gene encoding solute carrier family 12 member 5 isoform X3: MLNNLTDTEEGDGGAQSQGDSNPKESSPFINSSDAAAEKSQQYDKKHMALFEEEMDTSPMVSSLLSSLANYSNLPQGSKEHEEAENNEAEASRKKPVKAPQLGTLMGVYMPCIQNIFGVILFLRMTWLVGIGGVIGTFIIVTMCCTTTMLTAISMSAIATNGVVPAGGSYYMISRSLGPEFGGAVGICFYLGTTYAGAMYILGAIELLLIYIVPKAAIFPLEGLEGAEAEAALLNNMRVYGTILLTSMATVVFVGVKYVNKLALVFLACVILSILAVYAGVIKTAVDPPVFPVCILGNRTLVWKTFDVCSKTMETANGTVTTQLWSMFCDSSLLNATCDKYFTDNNVTEIQGIPGVTSGILAENLFGTYYEKGDLIAKTDMASVEEQDDPLTNANRFVLADITSFFTLLVGIYFPSVTGIMAGSNRSGDLRDAQKSIPIGTIAAITTTSTVYMSSVLLFGACIEGVVLRDKFGEGVHGNLVIGTLAWPSPWVIVIGSFFSTCGAGLQSLTGAPRLLQAIAKDGIVPALRIFGHGKANGEPTWSLLLTACICESGILIASLDAVAPILSMFFLMCYMFVNLACALQTLLRTPNWRPRFKFYHWTLSFLGMSLCLTLMFLCSWYYAIVAMVIAGSIYKYIEFAGAEKEWGDGIRGLSLSAARYALMRLEEGPPHTKNWRPQLLVLVSTDGEQNVEQPRLLSLTSQLKAGKGLTIVGTALEGTYLDNYEQTQRAEQALRKLMETEKVKGFSQVTVSSNLRDATSHLLQASGLGGLKHNAVLVSWPRNWKQGDEHQTWRNFVELVRETTAAHLALLVPKNISAFPSNGERFTEGHIDVWWIVHDGGMLMLLPFLLRQHKVWRKCKMRIFTVAQMDDNSIQMKKDLTMFLYHLRIDAMVEVVEMHDGDISAYTYEKTLVMEQRSQMLKQINLTKTEREREIQSITDSSRGSIRRKNPSAVTTQLSVTEDPPAAAKEEKPEEESKLASSPVSPTAQVQLIRDNTTPASPATPATPLTPGEGAQSPGEQVQMTWTEKCDGEPAKPPGAATPEGIKDIFNMKPEWENLNQSNVRRMHTALRLNEVILKKSSEAKLVLLNMPGPPKNRTGDENYMEFLEVLSEGLNRVLLVRGGGREVITIYS; this comes from the exons GCCCCCCAGCTCGGCACTCTGATGGGCGTCTACATGCCGTGCATCCAGAACATCTTCGGCGTAATCCTCTTCCTCAGGATGACCTGGCTGGTGGGGATCGGGGGTGTCATCGGGAccttcatcatcgtcaccatgtGCTGCACCACT ACCATGCTGACTGCCATCTCGATGAGTGCCATCGCGACCAATGGAGTGGTGCCAG CTGGAGGCTCCTACTACATGATCTCCCGCTCCCTGGGCCCGGAGTTTGGTGGTGCTGTTGGGATCTGTTTCTATTTGGGGACCACGTACGCTGGGGCCATGTACATCCTAGGGGCTATAGAGCTCCTGCTG ATCTACATAGTGCCCAAAGCAGCCATCTTTCCTCTGGAGGGCCTGGAGGGGGCCGAGGCGGAGGCCGCCCTGCTGAACAACATGCGCGTGTACGGGACCATCCTGCTGACCTCTATGGCCACGGTGGTGTTTGTCGGCGTCAAATATGTCAACAAGCTGGCCCTGGTTTTTCTGGCCTGTGTCATTCTCTCCATCCTGGCCGTCTACGCCGGTGTCATCAAGACCGCCGTCGATCCTCCAGTGTTCCC CGTTTGTATCCTAGGGAACCGCACCCTGGTGTGGAAGACATTCGATGTCTGCTCCAAGACCATGGAAACGGCTAACGGGACAGTCACCACTCAGCTTTGGAGCATGTTCTGCGATTCGTCTCTCCTCAACGCTACCTGCGACAAATACTTTACGGACAACAACGTGACAGAGATCCAGGGCATACCAGGGGTCACCAGCGGAATCCTGGCAG AGAACTTATTCGGGACCTACTATGAGAAGGGAGACCTGATTGCCAAAACAGATATGGCTTCTGTGGAAGAGCAGGACGACCCTCTGACCAATGCAAACCGCTTTGTGTTGGCTGACATCACCAGCTTCTTTACGTTGCTGGTTGGAATCTACTTTCCCTCTGTGACGg GGATCATGGCTGGATCCAACCGCTCTGGAGATCTGCGTGATGCCCAGAAGTCAATTCCCATTGGAACCATTGcagccatcaccaccacctccactgttT ACATGTCGAGTGTGCTTCTGTTTGGTGCCTGCATCGAAGGCGTGGTGCTAAGGGACAA GTTCGGCGAAGGGGTTCATGGGAACTTGGTGATTGGCACGTTAGCTTGGCCGTCGCCGTGGGTGATCGTGATTGGCTCCTTTTTCTCCACCTGTGGTGCCGGACTGCAGAGTTTGACGGGAGCTCCGCGTCTCCTCCAGGCCATCGCCAAGGACGGCATCGTGCCGGCCCTTCGG ATCTTTGGCCATGGAAAGGCCAATGGCGAGCCCACATGGTCTCTCCTGCTGACAGCTTGCATCTGCGAGAGCGGCATCCTCATTGCATCCCTGGATGCGGTCGCTCCCATCCTCTCCAT GTTTTTCCTGATGTGCTACATGTTTGTGAACCTGGCCTGTGCCCTTCAGACTCTGCTGAGGACGCCAAACTGGAGACCCCGTTTTAAGTTCTACCACTG gACTCTGTCCTTTCTGGGGATGAGTTTGTGTCTCACACTCATGTTCCTCTGCTCCTGGTACTACGccattgttgccatggtgatcgcTGGCTCTATCTACAAGTATATCGAGTTTGCTGG TGCGGAGAAGGAGTGGGGAGACGGCATCCGAGGGCTGTCTCTGAGCGCTGCTCGCTACGCTCTCATGCGGCTCGAGGAGGGACCCCCGCACACAAAGAACTGGCG GCCTCAGCTCCTCGTTCTGGTCAGCACAGACGGGGAACAGAATGTGGAGCAGCCCCGTCTGCTTTCTCTGACGAGCCAGCTGAAGGCCGGCAAAGGCCTGACCATCGTGGGAACAGCTCTAGAGGGAACCTACCTGGACAACTACGAGCAGACCCAGCGTGCGGAGCAG GCACTGCGAAaactgatggagacagagaaggTGAAGGGCTTCAGTCAAGTGACTGTGTCCTCCAACCTGCGTGATGccacctcccacctcctccaggcCAGTGGTCTAGGAGGCCTGAAACATAACGCCGTCCTGGTGTCCTGGCCTCGCAACTGGAAGCAGGGAGACGAGCACCAGACTTGGAGGAACTTTGTTG AGCTGGTGAGAGAAACCACCGCAGCTCACCTGGCCCTGCTCGTCCCAAAGAACATCTCAGCCTTCCCATCCAACGGCGAGCGCTTCACCGAGGGTCACATTGACGTGTGGTGGATTGTCCACGATGGAGGCATGCTGATGCTCCTGCCCTTCCTCCTGCGCCAACACAAG GTTTGGAGGAAGTGCAAGATGCGCATCTTCACCGTGGCCCAGATGGACGACAACAGCATCCAGATGAAGAAGGACCTGACAATGTTCCTCTACCACCTCCGCATCGACGCCATGGTGGAAGTCGTAGAAATG cATGATGGTGACATCTCTGCCTACACCTACGAGAAGACCCTCGTGATGGAGCAGCGATCGCAGATGCTTAAACAGATCAACCTGACCAAGACTGAGCGCGAGAGAGAA ATCCAGAGTATCACCGATTCATCCCGCGGTTCTATTCGACGCAAGAACCCATCTGCCGTGACCACCCAGCTGAGCGTCACTGAGgacccaccagcagctgccaaGGAGGAAAAGCCGGAGGAGGAG TCAAAGTTGGCCTCTTCCCCTGTGTCGCCCACTgcgcaggttcagctcatccgtGACAACACCACCCCGGCCAGCCCCGCCACACCAGCCACCCCGCTGACCCCTGGAGAGGGGGCCCAGAGCCCCGGAGAGCAGGTCCAGATGACCTGGACAGAGAAGTGCGACGGAGAGCCAGCCAAGCCACCTGGTGCAGCCACACCGGAGGGAATCAAAGACATCTTCAATATGAAGCC AGAGTGGGAGAACCT GAACCAGTCAAATGTGCGGCGTATGCACACTGCATTGCGGCTGAATGAAGTCATCCTCAAAAAGTCCTCAGAGGCCAAGCTAGTGCTGCTCAACATGCCCGGACCACCAAAGAACCGGACAGGTGACGAGAACT ACATGGAATTCCTGGAAGTCCTCAGTGAGGGACTCAACCGGGTCCTCCTGGTCCGTGGAGGCGGCCGTGAGGTCATCACCATCTATTCCTGA